Proteins encoded in a region of the Moritella marina ATCC 15381 genome:
- the waaA gene encoding lipid IV(A) 3-deoxy-D-manno-octulosonic acid transferase, with product MLSRTLYTTLLYATSPLIFSLLLKTKKGKPPVGDRWKEFVGITPELVQTQQPIWIHAVSVGEVIAATPIIKALQQQYPELPLLITTTTSTGAERVVALPGNIEHRYFPADYPCAVKQFISRMQPSLCLIMETELWPNMLTICKDESIPTIVVNARLSEKSQHKYLRFKSLFSAPLQTLTHILCQDENDQRRFKTLGLNQAQLSVSGTVKFDIQFSDSIINNGLSLRQQLGQQRPVVIASSTHKGEDEIVLAAFENVKKQHPNAVLILVPRHPERFDNVTDLCSAKFPETQRRSQATTTDDLSNVDVYVGDSMGEMPVLLAASDICFMGGSLIGDKVGGHNLLEPAALSKACITGPSYFNFADVTAQLLNCEGVAVVNDAQELANKINTLISQPEMAVTMGKQAKQVVEKNKGALDKIMHTLTHYIDQNINQRSDQTAKQNNIK from the coding sequence ATGCTTAGCCGAACACTCTACACCACGTTACTTTATGCAACGTCACCGTTGATATTCTCTTTGTTATTAAAAACCAAGAAAGGTAAACCACCTGTTGGTGACCGCTGGAAAGAATTTGTCGGTATTACTCCTGAATTAGTGCAAACACAACAACCAATCTGGATCCACGCAGTGTCAGTGGGCGAAGTGATTGCAGCAACGCCTATTATCAAAGCCTTGCAACAGCAATACCCAGAGTTACCATTACTGATCACGACGACCACAAGCACGGGGGCCGAGCGTGTCGTTGCTTTACCCGGTAACATTGAGCACAGGTATTTCCCAGCTGATTACCCTTGCGCAGTGAAACAATTTATTAGCCGTATGCAACCATCGCTCTGTTTAATAATGGAAACCGAGTTATGGCCTAATATGCTGACCATTTGTAAAGATGAAAGTATCCCCACTATAGTAGTAAATGCACGATTATCAGAAAAGTCTCAACACAAATACCTGCGTTTTAAGTCTCTGTTCTCTGCACCATTACAAACGTTAACGCATATATTATGTCAGGACGAAAATGACCAACGTCGGTTTAAAACGTTAGGATTAAACCAAGCACAACTGTCTGTCAGTGGCACCGTTAAATTTGATATTCAATTTTCAGATAGCATCATCAATAATGGCTTATCACTACGCCAACAACTTGGACAGCAGCGTCCTGTCGTCATAGCCTCAAGTACCCATAAAGGTGAGGATGAGATAGTGCTTGCTGCGTTTGAAAACGTAAAAAAACAACATCCAAATGCCGTATTAATATTGGTGCCTCGCCATCCAGAACGCTTTGATAATGTGACGGATCTGTGCTCAGCTAAATTCCCAGAAACTCAACGTCGCAGCCAAGCTACAACAACAGATGACCTGAGTAATGTGGATGTGTATGTAGGCGATAGCATGGGAGAAATGCCAGTTCTACTTGCCGCCAGTGATATCTGTTTCATGGGCGGAAGTTTAATTGGTGACAAGGTCGGCGGGCATAATTTACTCGAGCCTGCTGCGCTTTCAAAAGCCTGTATCACAGGTCCAAGTTACTTTAATTTTGCTGATGTCACTGCACAATTACTTAATTGCGAAGGCGTTGCTGTCGTTAATGACGCACAGGAATTAGCGAACAAAATAAATACATTGATATCTCAGCCTGAAATGGCAGTCACGATGGGGAAACAAGCAAAGCAGGTAGTGGAAAAAAACAAAGGGGCGTTAGATAAAATAATGCACACTTTAACACATTACATTGACCAGAATATTAACCAGCGCAGTGACCAAACAGCTAAGCAGAACAATATCAAATAA
- the ubiA gene encoding 4-hydroxybenzoate octaprenyltransferase — translation MSLMTSKIKDYIQLTRMDKPIGTLLLLWPTLWALWIAAEGVPKLDVLLVFILGVILMRAAGCVINDFADRHVDGHVKRTENRPMAAGRISSRAALSFFFALTLLAFLLVLTMNTLTIMLSFVAVGLAACYPFMKRYTHLPQVVLGMAFGWAIPMGFAAQLDTVPSYAWLLFVANILWTVAYDTLYAMVDRDDDLKIGIKSTAILFAEKDKLIVGLLQLSSLLCLGLLGWFLVLPSVYFIGLTIVAGLFVYQQTLIVGRDRAACFKAFLHNNYVGMIIFVSLILSYL, via the coding sequence ATGTCACTCATGACATCAAAAATAAAAGATTACATACAACTGACACGTATGGATAAGCCTATCGGCACTTTGTTATTATTGTGGCCGACGTTATGGGCGTTATGGATTGCAGCTGAAGGTGTGCCAAAATTAGATGTGTTGCTGGTCTTTATATTGGGCGTGATTTTAATGCGCGCAGCTGGCTGTGTGATTAATGATTTTGCTGACCGGCATGTTGATGGTCATGTAAAACGCACTGAAAATAGACCTATGGCAGCGGGACGTATATCAAGTCGTGCAGCGTTAAGCTTTTTCTTTGCGTTGACCTTGTTAGCTTTTTTACTTGTACTCACCATGAATACATTAACGATCATGCTATCGTTTGTGGCAGTTGGCCTTGCCGCATGCTATCCATTTATGAAACGTTATACTCATCTACCTCAGGTCGTACTTGGTATGGCATTTGGCTGGGCTATCCCAATGGGGTTTGCGGCGCAACTTGATACTGTACCGAGTTATGCGTGGTTATTATTTGTCGCGAATATTTTATGGACTGTGGCTTATGATACGCTATATGCCATGGTTGATCGTGATGATGATTTAAAAATTGGCATTAAATCGACAGCTATTTTATTTGCTGAAAAAGATAAATTGATTGTGGGACTGTTACAGCTATCATCGCTATTATGTCTTGGCTTGTTAGGTTGGTTTCTTGTATTGCCAAGCGTATATTTTATTGGTTTGACTATCGTGGCAGGGTTATTTGTCTACCAACAAACCTTGATTGTTGGGCGTGATAGAGCTGCTTGTTTTAAAGCTTTTTTGCATAATAATTATGTGGGTATGATTATCTTTGTAAGCTTGATTTTAAGCTATTTATAA
- a CDS encoding 3-deoxy-D-manno-octulosonic acid kinase: MLIDTQGARVLFFQDELKGEITPEYFDGAYWQRNNAIIGSAFGRGITWFFKINNDEFVLRHYHRGGLVGKLIKDSYCYTGLESTRAYQEFMVTQQLVEKGLPAPQPVAGQVIKHGLFYRADLITQKIAGANDLVAVLKDRALNQDDYQQIGEMIRRFHDVNLWHADLNTHNIILDGDGKWWLIDFDRCKFKPAADSWKQANLARLKRSFVKEQSKDTAFKWQTSDWDLLLAGYQN, from the coding sequence ATGTTAATAGACACACAAGGCGCTCGAGTCTTATTTTTTCAGGATGAATTAAAAGGCGAAATCACCCCCGAATATTTTGATGGGGCGTATTGGCAACGGAATAATGCAATTATTGGGTCGGCATTTGGTCGTGGTATTACCTGGTTTTTCAAAATAAATAATGACGAGTTTGTATTACGTCATTATCACCGCGGTGGGCTGGTTGGTAAGTTAATCAAGGATAGTTATTGCTATACAGGGCTTGAAAGCACCCGTGCTTACCAAGAGTTTATGGTGACACAGCAATTAGTCGAAAAAGGTTTGCCGGCACCACAACCGGTAGCAGGTCAGGTAATTAAACACGGATTATTTTATCGTGCGGATTTAATTACGCAAAAAATTGCGGGGGCTAACGATTTGGTGGCTGTATTAAAAGATCGCGCGTTGAATCAAGATGATTACCAACAAATTGGCGAGATGATAAGACGTTTTCATGATGTGAATTTATGGCATGCAGATTTAAACACTCATAACATCATTTTAGACGGTGATGGTAAGTGGTGGTTGATTGATTTTGACCGTTGTAAATTTAAACCTGCAGCTGATTCATGGAAACAAGCAAACCTAGCCCGTTTAAAACGTTCTTTTGTGAAAGAGCAAAGCAAAGACACTGCATTTAAATGGCAAACGTCTGATTGGGATTTGTTGCTCGCTGGTTATCAGAATTGA
- a CDS encoding TetR/AcrR family transcriptional regulator, with protein sequence MKTRDKIIHTALELFNECGERNVTTNHIAAHLGISPGNLYYHFRNKEDIIDSIFDQYVNYLAEHFQPHREGEVTLEVMMSYLDSMFETMWRFRFLYYSLPSLLSRDPNLHKKYLKFQEVSAQREVDLLFSLQKNNVVNIPMEDLDELANSIKVVLVSWVSYRTTISKDAKVYKADIYRGILKSIFMMKPYFTEKALVDYQHMREYYLRLATADMVVTEKNG encoded by the coding sequence ATGAAAACCAGAGATAAGATCATTCATACTGCACTTGAGCTGTTTAATGAATGTGGTGAGCGTAATGTCACTACCAATCATATTGCTGCACATTTAGGCATTAGTCCTGGTAATCTTTATTATCATTTTCGAAATAAAGAAGACATTATTGATTCTATCTTTGATCAGTATGTAAATTATTTAGCTGAACATTTCCAACCTCATCGTGAAGGTGAAGTCACGTTGGAAGTGATGATGAGTTATTTAGATTCTATGTTTGAAACCATGTGGCGTTTTCGATTTTTGTATTACAGCTTACCAAGCCTATTATCTCGAGATCCGAACTTACATAAAAAATATTTGAAATTCCAAGAAGTTTCAGCGCAGCGTGAAGTGGATTTATTATTTTCATTGCAGAAAAATAATGTGGTTAACATTCCGATGGAAGATCTGGATGAGTTAGCTAACTCGATTAAAGTCGTATTGGTTTCTTGGGTCAGTTATCGCACCACAATTAGTAAAGATGCGAAGGTATATAAAGCGGATATTTATCGCGGTATTCTAAAATCAATCTTTATGATGAAGCCTTACTTTACCGAAAAAGCATTGGTTGATTATCAGCATATGCGTGAATATTATTTACGTTTAGCCACTGCTGATATGGTTGTCACTGAGAAGAACGGCTAA
- the glpG gene encoding rhomboid family intramembrane serine protease GlpG — translation MIEIGVINNPRMAQAFVDYLAVQKIDAKVAQTDEGFAICLPAMTHVEAASAELDLFLADPYQQKYQAASWDVADSRTASFSYGSGNMLSNFLLHAGKVTLVIFAMSVIVFAAMYFSMLTQNEFIFAALHFPYDLSISSLSEFWRLFTPAIMHFSVLHLVFNLLWWWYLGGLIENKLGSKKLLLLFLVAALIPNIGQFLLSGPNFGGLSGVVYALVGYIWWTAWLAPEQGVSLPKPYIGFMLVWLVLGFFPLFGLNVANAAHVLGLVVGCGQAFVDHKFKSFN, via the coding sequence ATGATTGAGATAGGTGTAATTAATAATCCACGTATGGCGCAGGCTTTTGTGGATTATTTAGCTGTGCAAAAAATTGATGCGAAAGTCGCTCAGACTGATGAAGGCTTTGCTATTTGCTTACCTGCAATGACGCATGTAGAAGCTGCGTCTGCAGAACTTGATTTATTTTTAGCTGACCCTTATCAGCAAAAATACCAAGCGGCGTCTTGGGATGTTGCGGATAGCAGAACGGCGAGTTTCAGTTATGGCTCGGGTAATATGCTCAGTAACTTTTTGCTACATGCTGGTAAAGTAACATTAGTTATTTTTGCGATGAGTGTGATTGTCTTTGCGGCAATGTACTTTAGCATGTTGACACAAAATGAATTTATCTTTGCTGCACTGCATTTCCCGTATGATTTAAGTATCAGTTCATTGAGTGAGTTTTGGCGTTTATTTACACCAGCGATCATGCATTTTTCAGTGTTACATCTGGTGTTTAATTTATTATGGTGGTGGTATCTTGGTGGACTGATTGAAAATAAACTTGGCAGTAAGAAATTATTACTATTATTTTTAGTTGCCGCGTTAATACCCAATATCGGCCAGTTTTTATTATCCGGACCTAATTTTGGTGGTTTATCGGGTGTGGTTTATGCTTTAGTCGGTTATATTTGGTGGACTGCTTGGTTAGCGCCGGAACAAGGCGTTAGTTTGCCGAAGCCTTATATTGGCTTTATGTTGGTTTGGTTGGTACTTGGCTTTTTCCCACTATTTGGCCTCAATGTCGCCAATGCCGCGCATGTACTTGGCTTAGTTGTCGGTTGTGGCCAAGCGTTTGTAGATCATAAATTTAAATCTTTTAACTAG
- the hldE gene encoding bifunctional D-glycero-beta-D-manno-heptose-7-phosphate kinase/D-glycero-beta-D-manno-heptose 1-phosphate adenylyltransferase HldE, which translates to MEIILPDFNTAKILVVGDVMLDRYWTGDSSRISPEAPVPIVKVGNVEDRPGGAANVALNLAALGANVKLLGLTGKDEAAQALCGKMNAVDVTCDFLQLDDYPTITKLRVLSRGQQVIRLDFEESVAAVDTQPLVAKTIANLADYSVMIVSDYNKGALVEVQNMIQAAKQQGVKVFVDPKGCDFEKYRGATLLTPNLSEFEAVVGHCKSEQDLVEKGRKLIAEHDFEALLVTRSEKGMTLIRASEDEFHLPALAQEVYDVTGAGDTVISVLAAAVSAGSSLEQACALANAGASVVVAKIGTSTVSPLELANSVYGSHESGFGVLSEEQLNIAVKSAQLRGEEIVMTNGCFDILHAGHVSYLNSARKLGQRLIVAVNSDASVRALKGSSRPINTCDRRMTVLAALGAVDWVVEFTEDTPERLIAKLLPDVLVKGGDYKVEEIAGHKQVLANGGKVNILQFEDGCSTTAIINAIKS; encoded by the coding sequence ATGGAAATCATTTTACCTGACTTTAATACTGCAAAAATATTAGTCGTTGGCGATGTCATGTTAGATCGTTATTGGACTGGTGACTCAAGCCGTATTTCTCCTGAAGCGCCAGTACCTATCGTTAAAGTCGGTAATGTTGAAGACCGTCCAGGTGGCGCAGCGAACGTTGCGCTTAATCTTGCTGCTTTAGGTGCTAATGTTAAGCTGTTGGGCTTAACGGGTAAAGATGAAGCGGCTCAAGCATTATGTGGCAAAATGAATGCGGTTGATGTTACCTGTGATTTTTTGCAGTTAGATGATTATCCAACAATCACTAAATTACGTGTGCTAAGCCGTGGCCAGCAAGTGATTCGCTTAGATTTTGAAGAGTCAGTTGCAGCTGTAGATACGCAACCGCTTGTCGCTAAAACAATCGCTAACTTAGCGGATTATTCAGTGATGATAGTGTCGGATTATAACAAAGGTGCTTTGGTTGAAGTGCAAAATATGATCCAAGCAGCGAAGCAACAAGGCGTTAAAGTTTTCGTTGATCCGAAAGGCTGTGATTTTGAAAAATACCGTGGTGCGACATTATTAACGCCGAATTTATCGGAATTTGAAGCGGTTGTTGGTCATTGTAAGAGTGAGCAAGATCTCGTTGAAAAAGGTCGTAAGCTCATTGCGGAACATGATTTTGAAGCATTATTAGTTACTCGTAGTGAAAAGGGCATGACGTTGATTCGCGCAAGTGAAGATGAATTTCATCTGCCTGCATTAGCCCAAGAGGTCTATGATGTTACTGGTGCGGGTGATACCGTTATTTCGGTGTTAGCGGCGGCTGTTTCTGCTGGATCATCGTTAGAACAAGCTTGTGCCCTTGCGAATGCTGGAGCCAGTGTGGTCGTTGCTAAGATAGGTACTTCGACGGTTAGCCCGCTTGAATTAGCTAATTCAGTTTATGGCTCGCACGAAAGTGGTTTTGGGGTATTATCCGAAGAACAATTGAACATCGCGGTTAAGTCAGCGCAGCTACGTGGCGAAGAGATTGTCATGACCAATGGTTGTTTTGATATTCTCCATGCTGGTCACGTGTCTTACTTAAATTCGGCTCGTAAGCTAGGCCAGCGTTTAATTGTCGCGGTTAATTCAGATGCGTCAGTCCGAGCGCTGAAAGGATCGAGTCGACCGATTAATACTTGTGATCGCCGTATGACGGTGCTTGCTGCATTAGGTGCTGTTGATTGGGTTGTTGAGTTTACTGAAGATACACCAGAGCGTTTAATTGCTAAGTTATTACCAGATGTATTGGTTAAAGGTGGTGATTATAAAGTTGAAGAGATTGCTGGCCATAAACAAGTGTTAGCAAATGGCGGTAAGGTTAATATTCTACAATTCGAAGATGGTTGTTCAACCACTGCGATCATTAATGCAATTAAAAGCTAA
- the plsB gene encoding glycerol-3-phosphate 1-O-acyltransferase PlsB, translating to MQQTPSMLSRSFVNGLVKSQYVPDNPVDALKLDLTRPIVYALKTKSMTDLVALQRACKELGLPDPLTPIKVNGVIIPSHVCLDNPAPLFGKTKNTDVFFDEFQQLLRLHKDDKVLDIQLMPVALFWGRAPGKEGQVPLLSLANSISPSRLRKTLIVGLNRKDNLVRFNNPVSLRFMADQHGSDEKLAQKLIRVAKIHFSRQKLAASGPKLPNRYQLFEQLLRNPEVKKAIQVEIAEHNISAQKAEKRANDYIDEIASDFSYKLVKNTSNFMSWLWNKIYSGIKVNNAEQVRKLAADGHEIVFMPCHRSHMDYLLISYVIYNEGLIPPHIAAGINLNFFPAGPMFRRGGAFFLRRTFKGNKLYATIFREYLSLLFSKGYSVEFFTEGGRSRTGRLLPPKTGMLNMTLQAMLREQNRPITLVPVYLGYDHVMEVSTYVKELSGANKKKESMFQVFGIAKKLKNYGQAFVNFGEPINLNQYLNKHVENWRDDMNMPVEEQPRWLQQTTRDLANKVMVNINSAAAVNSLTICALILHAAPHKALSREILVQQIDSYLKLLRNNPYSEFSTLPENSAEEILDQAMSLKKFTVREDSLGQMLSMSYEQAVLLTFYRNNILHLFALPSLIAAIVAETPTITVKDINAKIYQLYPLIQAELFLKYSEDELSDCITNTLTEMQEQGIINNNNGVITPVNERLMSLKLLAASIQETLQRYAIVLTVLEHDQVIERTHLEDRSQLIAERLSSLNGVSAPEFFDKKVLTIFIDKLQELHYLSDAGTAKADKISLLANTVRSLTTLEVKQTISDVMLSQQSNDG from the coding sequence ATGCAACAAACACCGTCAATGTTAAGTCGAAGTTTCGTTAACGGCTTAGTTAAATCTCAGTACGTACCAGATAACCCAGTTGATGCGTTAAAGTTAGATTTAACGCGTCCTATTGTTTATGCTTTAAAAACTAAATCAATGACGGATCTCGTCGCATTACAACGTGCCTGTAAAGAACTAGGCCTACCGGATCCGCTCACACCAATCAAAGTGAACGGCGTTATTATCCCTAGCCATGTTTGCTTAGATAATCCAGCACCACTGTTTGGCAAGACCAAGAATACCGACGTATTTTTTGATGAGTTCCAGCAATTATTACGTTTACACAAAGATGATAAAGTCCTCGATATTCAATTAATGCCAGTGGCCTTATTTTGGGGCCGCGCACCAGGGAAAGAAGGCCAAGTGCCACTGTTATCATTAGCCAACAGTATTTCACCAAGCCGCTTACGCAAAACATTAATTGTCGGACTTAATCGTAAAGACAACTTAGTGCGCTTTAATAACCCTGTATCACTACGCTTCATGGCAGACCAACATGGCAGTGACGAGAAGCTAGCACAAAAATTAATTCGCGTTGCAAAAATCCACTTCAGCCGTCAAAAACTCGCTGCGTCAGGGCCAAAACTGCCAAATCGTTACCAATTGTTCGAACAACTATTACGTAACCCTGAAGTAAAAAAAGCGATTCAAGTTGAAATAGCGGAACATAATATTTCAGCACAAAAAGCTGAAAAACGCGCCAACGATTATATCGATGAAATTGCCAGTGATTTCTCGTATAAACTCGTCAAAAACACCAGTAATTTCATGAGCTGGTTATGGAATAAAATATACAGCGGTATCAAGGTAAATAATGCCGAACAAGTGCGTAAGCTTGCTGCCGATGGACATGAAATTGTATTCATGCCTTGCCATCGTAGTCACATGGATTACTTACTTATTTCCTATGTTATTTACAATGAAGGTTTGATTCCACCGCACATTGCGGCTGGTATTAATCTTAATTTCTTCCCTGCTGGACCGATGTTCCGCCGTGGTGGTGCATTCTTCTTACGCCGTACCTTTAAAGGCAACAAACTTTACGCGACCATTTTTAGAGAGTACTTAAGCTTACTATTCTCGAAAGGCTATTCGGTTGAATTCTTTACCGAAGGTGGCCGTAGCCGTACAGGCCGTTTATTACCACCGAAAACGGGCATGCTTAACATGACGCTACAAGCGATGTTAAGAGAACAAAATAGACCAATTACTTTAGTGCCAGTATACCTAGGTTACGACCATGTGATGGAAGTCAGCACCTATGTAAAAGAATTGTCCGGTGCCAATAAGAAAAAAGAAAGTATGTTCCAAGTATTTGGTATCGCTAAAAAATTGAAAAATTACGGCCAAGCATTTGTGAACTTTGGTGAGCCAATCAACCTGAATCAATATTTAAATAAACACGTTGAAAACTGGCGTGATGACATGAATATGCCTGTTGAAGAACAACCACGATGGTTACAGCAAACAACTCGCGATCTTGCTAATAAAGTCATGGTAAATATTAATAGTGCAGCAGCGGTGAACTCATTAACTATCTGTGCTCTTATTTTACACGCAGCACCACATAAAGCATTAAGCCGAGAAATTTTAGTACAGCAAATTGATAGCTACCTAAAATTATTACGTAATAACCCTTATAGTGAATTTAGTACCTTGCCAGAAAACAGCGCAGAAGAAATTCTAGATCAAGCAATGTCACTGAAAAAATTCACCGTACGTGAGGATAGCTTAGGACAAATGCTATCTATGTCATACGAGCAAGCTGTACTGTTAACTTTCTACCGTAATAATATTTTACACCTGTTTGCATTACCGTCTTTAATTGCGGCTATAGTGGCAGAAACACCGACAATAACAGTCAAAGATATTAACGCTAAAATTTACCAGCTTTACCCGCTAATTCAAGCAGAACTATTCTTGAAGTACTCAGAAGATGAGTTAAGTGATTGCATTACTAATACGTTAACTGAAATGCAAGAACAAGGCATTATTAACAATAACAATGGTGTCATCACGCCGGTAAATGAACGTCTCATGTCATTGAAGCTACTTGCTGCTAGCATCCAAGAAACATTACAGCGTTATGCCATCGTACTAACAGTATTAGAGCATGATCAAGTAATTGAAAGGACTCACCTTGAAGATCGCAGCCAGTTGATTGCCGAGCGTCTATCCTCACTCAATGGTGTGAGTGCGCCTGAATTCTTTGATAAGAAAGTACTGACCATCTTTATTGATAAGCTGCAAGAACTGCATTACTTATCCGATGCTGGAACCGCTAAAGCGGATAAGATCAGTCTATTAGCTAACACTGTTAGAAGCTTAACAACGTTAGAAGTAAAACAAACAATCTCAGATGTCATGCTCAGTCAGCAATCTAACGACGGCTAG
- the glpE gene encoding thiosulfate sulfurtransferase GlpE — MDSFKHISINEVQQLMSGNTDVKIVDIRDPQSFSDAHIEDSLHLTDSVLGSFMQKTDFDTPVVVVCYHGRSSQGAAQYLVEQGFEDVYSMDGGFEAWRRECAFVAK, encoded by the coding sequence ATGGATAGTTTCAAACATATTTCGATTAATGAAGTTCAGCAATTAATGAGTGGTAATACTGACGTTAAAATTGTCGATATTCGCGATCCGCAATCATTTTCCGATGCACATATCGAAGATTCATTGCATTTAACTGACTCAGTGTTAGGCAGTTTTATGCAAAAAACTGATTTCGATACGCCTGTTGTCGTGGTTTGTTACCATGGCCGTAGTAGCCAAGGTGCTGCGCAATATTTAGTAGAACAAGGCTTTGAAGATGTTTATAGCATGGATGGTGGTTTTGAAGCTTGGCGTCGAGAATGTGCGTTTGTGGCAAAGTAA
- a CDS encoding flagellar basal body-associated FliL family protein produces the protein MKKLLWLLCIITASLSSAAVSANNDKPVYIYFGLEPDIITNYVSETNKIGFISVSVEFMLANKKSLDVIEKHEPLIRDKIISLLGQQSPQHLRSLTGREEIRLLIQNEVNSLLQQESGKGVIENLLFTKYLLM, from the coding sequence ATGAAAAAGCTACTCTGGCTACTCTGCATCATAACGGCATCACTTTCATCAGCCGCCGTATCAGCAAATAATGATAAACCCGTGTATATTTATTTCGGTTTAGAGCCTGATATTATTACTAACTATGTCAGTGAAACCAACAAAATTGGTTTTATCAGCGTCTCAGTAGAGTTTATGTTGGCAAATAAAAAGAGCCTAGACGTGATTGAAAAACATGAACCATTAATCAGAGATAAGATTATCTCATTATTAGGTCAGCAATCACCCCAGCATTTACGCTCACTAACGGGGCGAGAGGAAATAAGACTATTAATCCAAAATGAAGTGAATAGTCTACTACAACAAGAAAGCGGTAAAGGTGTTATTGAAAACCTGTTATTTACCAAATATTTATTAATGTAA
- a CDS encoding chorismate--pyruvate lyase family protein produces the protein MSDNINNKQMSKSRLADYPIGCDANWLWPSILMKDLSADLYDWLVDTGSLTARLKLHCQEFTVEILTEGNYPLSDDEKTKLNLTESIGFVREVLLKLDGIPWVFARSVMPLNVLTAPGGELDKLGTRSLGSVLFSTPDMQRSEIEIAEFDTQSRVYELSGLLSSTPKLSLFGRRSCFLLAGKSLLVSEVFLPDALAYK, from the coding sequence ATGTCAGATAATATAAATAATAAGCAGATGAGTAAATCGAGATTAGCTGATTATCCCATAGGTTGCGATGCGAACTGGCTATGGCCAAGCATATTAATGAAGGATTTATCTGCGGATCTTTATGATTGGTTAGTTGATACAGGGTCGTTAACGGCTAGGCTGAAACTACATTGTCAGGAATTTACCGTTGAAATATTAACGGAAGGCAATTATCCATTATCCGATGATGAAAAAACAAAATTAAACCTAACTGAAAGCATCGGTTTTGTGCGTGAGGTATTGTTAAAGTTAGACGGTATACCTTGGGTATTTGCACGTAGCGTGATGCCGCTTAATGTTTTAACAGCACCGGGTGGTGAGCTTGATAAATTAGGCACTCGCTCGTTGGGCAGTGTGTTATTCAGCACGCCGGATATGCAACGTAGTGAAATTGAAATCGCTGAATTTGATACTCAAAGTCGGGTATATGAATTATCTGGCTTACTGAGCTCAACACCGAAATTATCGTTATTTGGTCGACGTTCATGTTTTTTATTGGCTGGAAAATCATTATTGGTATCTGAAGTGTTTTTGCCTGACGCATTGGCATACAAATAA